In one Cellulomonas sp. JZ18 genomic region, the following are encoded:
- the rpsT gene encoding 30S ribosomal protein S20, which produces MANIKSQIKRIRTNETARLRNKAVKSELKTYIRRVREAVAGGDKDAAAAALVVATRKLDKAVSKGVIHANQAANRKSALAKSVNGL; this is translated from the coding sequence GTGGCGAACATCAAGTCCCAGATCAAGCGCATCCGCACGAACGAGACGGCGCGCCTGCGCAACAAGGCCGTCAAGTCGGAGCTGAAGACGTACATCCGTCGCGTCCGCGAGGCGGTCGCCGGCGGTGACAAGGACGCCGCTGCCGCGGCGCTCGTCGTCGCGACGCGCAAGCTCGACAAGGCCGTGTCGAAGGGCGTCATCCACGCCAACCAGGCGGCCAACCGCAAGTCGGCGCTGGCGAAGTCCGTCAACGGCCTCTGA
- a CDS encoding type II toxin-antitoxin system PemK/MazF family toxin, whose product MRPTYAPAADGDPDPGEVVWAWVPYEDDPARGKDRPVLVLAREGRTLVALMLSSQDHDRDAADEARHGRVWTDVGTGGWDARRRPSEVRLDRVLRLPAHAVRREGAALDRSVFERVARAAARLHGW is encoded by the coding sequence GTGCGCCCGACCTACGCCCCTGCCGCGGACGGTGACCCGGACCCCGGCGAGGTGGTGTGGGCGTGGGTCCCCTACGAGGACGACCCCGCGCGCGGCAAGGACCGTCCGGTGCTCGTCCTCGCGCGCGAGGGGCGCACGCTCGTGGCGCTCATGCTCAGCAGCCAGGACCACGACCGCGACGCCGCGGACGAGGCCCGCCACGGGCGGGTGTGGACCGACGTCGGCACCGGCGGGTGGGACGCGCGGCGCCGGCCGAGCGAGGTCCGGCTCGACCGCGTGCTGCGCCTGCCTGCGCACGCCGTGCGCCGCGAGGGTGCCGCGCTCGACCGCTCGGTGTTCGAACGGGTGGCCCGTGCCGCCGCTCGCCTGCACGGCTGGTAG
- a CDS encoding alpha-E domain-containing protein, whose product MLSRIAESLFWIGRYVERADDTARLLDVHVQILLEDPWAEEDAACRSLLSVMDRPAPPPDVDVGREHVLDVLAYDRFSPSAIAGALVAARENARRAREIVSTELWECLNATWNQLPTHMRPTRPHDYFTWVRERAAIVAGIMDGTTSRDETWSFMVLGRSIERADMTARLLTTRALAGSAGPGWTTLLRSCGAHEAFLRTYRGTAPDERAAGFLLLDRLFPRSIVSALNQAEACLTALEPVADRVGVDDARRHLGHVRSNLEYRPLMEILDDLPREMELVQRACSAASDSVRGRYFPTGAELTWVGEAL is encoded by the coding sequence GTGCTGAGCCGGATCGCCGAGTCGCTGTTCTGGATCGGTCGGTACGTCGAGCGGGCGGACGACACCGCGCGTCTGCTCGACGTGCACGTGCAGATCCTCCTGGAGGACCCGTGGGCGGAGGAGGACGCCGCCTGCCGCTCGCTGCTGTCGGTCATGGACCGTCCGGCGCCGCCGCCCGACGTGGACGTGGGCCGCGAGCACGTGCTCGACGTCCTCGCCTACGACCGGTTCTCCCCGTCGGCGATCGCGGGCGCGCTCGTCGCGGCCCGCGAGAACGCCCGGCGCGCGCGCGAGATCGTCTCCACCGAGCTGTGGGAGTGCCTCAACGCGACGTGGAACCAGCTCCCGACGCACATGCGGCCCACCCGCCCGCACGACTACTTCACGTGGGTGCGGGAGCGCGCCGCGATCGTCGCCGGGATCATGGACGGCACGACGTCGCGCGACGAGACGTGGTCCTTCATGGTGCTCGGGCGCTCGATCGAGCGGGCCGACATGACAGCCCGGCTCCTGACGACACGCGCGCTCGCGGGCTCCGCCGGGCCCGGCTGGACCACGCTGCTGCGCTCGTGCGGTGCGCACGAGGCGTTCCTGCGCACGTACCGCGGCACGGCGCCGGACGAGCGGGCGGCCGGCTTCCTGCTGCTGGACCGGCTGTTCCCACGGTCGATCGTGTCGGCCCTCAACCAGGCCGAGGCCTGCCTGACGGCGCTGGAGCCCGTCGCCGACCGCGTGGGCGTCGACGACGCCCGCCGCCACCTCGGCCACGTCCGTTCGAACCTGGAGTACCGCCCGCTGATGGAGATCCTCGACGACCTGCCGCGCGAGATGGAGCTCGTCCAGCGGGCGTGCTCCGCGGCGTCCGACTCGGTGCGCGGCCGGTACTTCCCGACGGGTGCGGAGCTGACGTGGGTCGGGGAGGCGCTGTGA
- a CDS encoding transglutaminase family protein yields MSRLHVVHTSTFRYAQPVQASYNEARMTPLSQPGQQVLSSRLEAQPHTWSHEYRDYWGTHVTAFEVLAPHTGLVLTAEHVVEVAPRPSRSLDVGWDLLHGAEVRDRFAELLADGPTTTVPDEVVALARAAADGLAPAAAAEAVCLAVRDGLEYVPGVTTVHTPAAEAWARRTGVCQDMAHLALGALRSVGIPARYVSGYLHPDASGEIGRTVTGESHAWVEWWTGEWCGFDPTNRVAVGEHHVVLGRGRSYDDVPPLRGIYAGPPTEDLVVQVRITREA; encoded by the coding sequence GTGAGCCGGCTGCACGTGGTGCACACGTCGACGTTCCGGTACGCGCAGCCGGTGCAGGCGTCGTACAACGAGGCCCGCATGACGCCGCTGTCGCAGCCCGGGCAGCAGGTGCTGTCGTCGCGCCTGGAGGCGCAGCCGCACACCTGGTCCCACGAGTACCGCGACTACTGGGGGACGCACGTCACGGCGTTCGAGGTGCTCGCACCCCACACGGGCCTCGTGCTGACGGCCGAGCACGTCGTGGAGGTCGCGCCGCGCCCGTCGCGCTCGCTGGACGTCGGGTGGGACCTGCTGCACGGAGCCGAGGTCCGGGACCGGTTCGCCGAGCTCCTGGCCGACGGTCCGACGACGACCGTGCCGGACGAGGTCGTCGCCCTGGCGCGCGCCGCCGCGGACGGGCTCGCGCCCGCGGCCGCCGCCGAGGCGGTGTGCCTCGCCGTGCGCGACGGGCTCGAGTACGTCCCCGGCGTGACGACGGTGCACACGCCGGCGGCGGAGGCGTGGGCGCGCCGCACGGGTGTGTGCCAGGACATGGCGCACCTCGCCCTCGGGGCGCTGCGCTCGGTGGGCATCCCGGCGCGGTACGTCTCGGGGTACCTGCACCCGGACGCGAGCGGCGAGATCGGGCGCACGGTCACCGGCGAGTCGCACGCGTGGGTCGAGTGGTGGACCGGGGAGTGGTGCGGCTTCGACCCCACGAACCGGGTCGCCGTGGGGGAGCACCACGTCGTGCTGGGGCGGGGCCGGTCCTACGACGACGTGCCGCCGCTGCGCGGCATCTACGCCGGTCCGCCGACCGAGGACCTCGTCGTGCAGGTGCGCATCACGCGCGAGGCCTGA
- a CDS encoding maleylpyruvate isomerase family mycothiol-dependent enzyme, translating to MTSDLSAPPVPAGAAPRPPGVDATYLDLLADLQARFLDAARRTDPEARVPWCGRWRVRHLVVHLARIHHWAAAQAARTREVPLGRGPFVLDELYDGCARELRETLGALDPDATTSTLVGPGPVAFWHRRQVHETLVHLWDLRTAAGVPAPSPAALWADTVDELVTVMQPRQVRLGRMAPLPVRVRVEAEDVARAWTFEAAPEVSTEPDVVVAGPAEQLALLLWRRRGADDGGVRVQGSREALDHMLAERTTP from the coding sequence ATGACGAGCGACCTGTCGGCCCCACCCGTCCCCGCGGGTGCCGCTCCGCGCCCGCCCGGGGTCGACGCCACCTACCTCGATCTGCTCGCCGACCTGCAGGCGCGGTTCCTCGACGCCGCCCGGCGGACGGACCCGGAGGCGCGCGTGCCCTGGTGCGGGCGGTGGCGGGTGCGCCACCTCGTCGTGCACCTCGCGCGGATCCACCACTGGGCGGCGGCGCAGGCGGCGCGCACGCGGGAGGTGCCGCTCGGGCGCGGTCCGTTCGTCCTCGACGAGCTGTACGACGGGTGCGCGCGGGAGCTGCGCGAGACGCTCGGCGCGCTGGACCCCGACGCGACGACCAGCACGCTCGTCGGGCCGGGACCGGTGGCGTTCTGGCACCGCCGGCAGGTGCACGAGACGCTCGTGCACCTCTGGGACCTGCGCACGGCGGCGGGCGTGCCCGCGCCGTCGCCCGCGGCACTCTGGGCGGACACCGTCGACGAGCTCGTCACCGTCATGCAGCCCCGCCAGGTCCGGCTGGGCCGCATGGCGCCGCTGCCCGTGCGGGTCCGTGTCGAGGCGGAGGACGTCGCCCGCGCGTGGACCTTCGAGGCGGCGCCGGAGGTGTCCACGGAGCCCGACGTCGTCGTCGCGGGACCGGCCGAGCAGCTCGCGCTGCTGCTGTGGCGCCGCCGCGGGGCGGACGACGGCGGCGTGCGCGTGCAGGGCAGCCGGGAGGCGCTCGACCACATGCTCGCCGAGCGCACGACCCCCTGA